From one Trifolium pratense cultivar HEN17-A07 linkage group LG1, ARS_RC_1.1, whole genome shotgun sequence genomic stretch:
- the LOC123908313 gene encoding probable CoA ligase CCL5 has protein sequence MSGEEIWPPVEEESNTSMPPFDNSSGYNSRTGIYHSLVKLETKHEIPTKRDLNTASLVLSQFPTGELADARIAFIDLSTNNSVTYGEIHRSAYSLATALFHGLELRKGDVVFLLSPNSILYSTICLAVLSVGAILTTANPLNTKSEIAKQVHDSGAKLAISAPEELHKLVPTGVPTILTSSSSGGKFLSVEELIEGCYGSQELPHVPVEQSDTAAILYSSGTTGVSKGVVLTHANLITIMKLLCWSADVSSAQDDVFLAFIPMFHIYGLMFFGLGLLCVGVTTVLMQKYDFQSMLVAIEKHKVNNIPAVPPVIHSLVKHASKNQCDLSSLRRVGSGAAPLSKEMSQEFRKIFPSVELRSGYGLTESCGGATFFGSDKDAEAHPEACGKLIPTFCAKVIDIETGKPLPPHKEGELWLKSATIMKEYLGNVEATTATIDSDGWLKTGDLCYIDENGIVYIVERIKELIKHNGYQVAPAELESVLLSHPLIVDAAVIPVEDEETGQIPMAYVVRAAGSELSEDQVIQFVAGQVAPYKKVRRVSFIDSIPRSAAGKILRKDLVAQSKYQLISKL, from the exons atgtcaggAGAGGAAATTTGGCCACCAGTAGAAGAAGAATCTAACACATCTATGCCTCCATTTGATAACAGTAGTGGCTATAATTCAAGAACAGGAATTTATCACTCTCTTGTTAAGCTTGAAACCAAGCATGAAATCCCAACAAAGCGAGATCTTAACACTGCAAGTCTTGTGCTATCACAGTTCCCAACAGGAGAACTTGCTGATGCAAGAATTGCATTCATTGATTTAAGTACTAATAACAGTGTAACCTACGGCGAGATTCATCGATCAGCTTACTCCCTTGCAACAGCTTTGTTTCATGGACTTGAGCTTAGAAAAGGCGACGTGGTGTTTTTGTTGTCTCCAAACTCAATTTTGTACTCAACCATATGCTTAGCTGTGTTATCAGTTGGTGCAATTCTTACCACTGCCAACCCTCTTAATACTAAGTCGGAAATCGCGAAACAAGTACATGATTCAGGTGCTAAACTAGCCATCTCAGCACCAGAAGAGTTACACAAATTGGTTCCGACTGGAGTTCCTACAATTCTCACCTCCAGTTCATCCGGCGGAAAGTTTTTATCAGTTGAAGAGTTAATAGAAGGCTGCTACGGTTCACAAGAGTTACCGCATGTTCCTGTGGAACAATCAGACACTGCTGCTATACTTTACTCTTCAGGTACTACAGGAGTAAGCAAAGGTGTTGTTTTGACACATGCAAATCTCATAACCATAATGAAACTACTCTGCTGGTCTGCCGATGTATCTTCAGCTCAAGACGATGTTTTCCTAGCATTCATTCCAATGTTTCATATCTATGGACTGATGTTCTTTGGATTAGGGCTGTTGTGTGTTGGTGTTACGACAGTTTTGATGCAGAAATATGATTTCCAATCTATGCTTGTCGCTATCGAGAAGCACAAAGTTAATAACATACCAGCAGTGCCACCAGTGATCCATTCGTTGGTGAAACACGCAAGCAAAAATCAGTGTGACTTGTCTAGCCTGAGAAGAGTTGGCTCAGGTGCTGCACCTTTGAGTAAGGAAATGTCACAGGAGTTCAGAAAGATATTTCCTTCGGTTGAACTAAGGTCAGGTTATGGACTAACAGAAAGTTGTGGTGGAGCAACATTTTTCGGATCGGATAAAGATGCTGAAGCTCATCCAGAAGCATGTGGAAAGTTGATTCCAACTTTTTGTGCAAAAGTGATAGATATTGAAACAGGGAAGCCTTTGCCTCCTCACAAAGAAGGAGAGCTATGGCTGAAAAGTGCTACTATTATGAAAGAATATCTAGGAAATGTGGAGGCAACAACTGCAACAATTGATTCAGATGGTTGGTTAAAGACAGGAGATCTTTGTTATAtcgatgagaatggaattgtcTACATAGTTGAACGAATAAAGGAACTAATCAAGCACAATGGGTATCAG GTAGCTCCTGCAGAACTGGAATCTGTGCTGCTAAGTCATCCCCTTATTGTTGATGCAGCAGTTATACC ggttgaagatgaagaaactgGACAGATACCAATGGCGTATGTGGTGAGAGCAGCTGGTTCTGAACTCTCAGAAGACCAGGTCATTCAATTTGTTGCAGGCCAG
- the LOC123908406 gene encoding malate dehydrogenase [NADP], chloroplastic isoform X2: MALAQLNNPTCSKTQLHSSQLSYLSRNLPKQYNCTFAPLHRTQHGRITCSVAPNQVQAPAVQSQDPKSKPDCYGVFCLTYDLKAEEETKSWKKLINIAVSGAAGMISNHLLFKLASGEVFGPNQPIALKLLGSERSFQALEGVAMELEDSLFPLLREVVISIDPYEVFQDAEWALLIGAKPRGPGVERAALLDINGQIFAEQGKALNAVASRNVKVIVVGNPCNTNALICLKNAPNIPAKNFHALTRLDENRAKCQLALKAGVFYDKVSNMTIWGNHSTTQVPDFLNARIDGLPVKEVIKDQKWLEEEFTEKVQKRGGVLIQKWGRSSAASTSVSIVDAIRSLITPTPEGDWFSTGVYTAGNPYGIAEDIVFSMPCRSKGDGDYELVKDVIFDDYLRQKLAKTEAELLAEKKCVAHLTGEGIAVCDLPGDTMLPGEM, from the exons ATGGCTTTGGCACAGTTAAACAACCCCACTTGCTCAAAAACTCAACTTCATTCATCACAACTCTCATATCTGTCTAGGAATCTCCCTAAGCAATATAACTGTACTTTTGCACCACTTCATAGAACTCAACATGGCAGAATTACTTGTTCTGTTGCACCAAA TCAAGTGCAGGCTCCAGCTGTACAATCACAGGATCCTAAGAGTAAGCCTGATTGCTATGGTGTCTTCTGTCTTACCTATGATTTGAAGGCT GAAGAGGAGACAAAATCCTGGAAGAAATTAATCAACATTGCAGTCTCAGGTGCTGCTGGAATGATTTCCAATCATCTACTTTTCAAG CTTGCATCTGGTGAAGTTTTTGGTCCAAATCAACCTATTGCTCTGAAATTATTAGGATCAGAAAGGTCATTCCAAGCTCTTGAAG GTGTTGCGATGGAACTGGAGGATTCTTTGTTTCCTTTGCTGAGGGAGGTTGTTATCAGCATTGATCCTTATGAGGTGTTCCAAGATGCAGAATGGGCTTTGCTAATAGGCGCAAAGCCTCGAGGACCTGGCGTGGAGCGTGCAGCTTTGCTAGACATAAATGGCCAGATTTTTGCGGAGCAG GGAAAAGCACTAAATGCAGTCGCATCTCGCAATGTCAAAGTTATAGTTGTGGGAAACCCTTGCAATACAAA TGCATTAATATGCTTGAAGAATGCTCCAAATATTCCTGCAAAAAATTTCCATGCTTTAACTCGTTTAGATGAGAACCGAGCAAAATGTCAG CTAGCCCTCAAGGCAGGTGTCTTCTACGATAAAGTGTCAAATATGACGATATGGGGAAACCACTCAACTACTCAGGTCCCCGATTTCTTAAATGCCAGAATTGATGGTTTGCCTGTCAAAGAAGTgattaaggatcagaagtggtTAGAGGAAGAGTTCACCGAAAAAGTTCAAaag AGAGGTGGCGTACTTATTCAAAAGTGGGGAAGATCGTCTGCTGCATCAACTTCTGTGTCGATAGTTGATGCCATACGATCTTTGATCACTCCTACTCCCGAGGGTGATTGGTTTTCTACTGGT GTGTATACTGCTGGAAATCCTTATGGAATAGCTGAAGATATTGTTTTCAGCATGCCATGTCGATCAAAG GGAGATGGTGATTATGAACTTGTCAAGGATGTTATATTTGATGACTACCTACGACAGAAATTAGCAAAG ACGGAAGCTGAGTTATTGGCCGAGAAAAAATGTGTGGCTCACCTAACAGGCGAG GGAATTGCTGTTTGTGATCTACCTGGTGATACCATGCTCCCAGGAGAAATGTAA
- the LOC123908406 gene encoding malate dehydrogenase [NADP], chloroplastic isoform X1, which produces MALAQLNNPTCSKTQLHSSQLSYLSRNLPKQYNCTFAPLHRTQHGRITCSVAPNQVQAPAVQSQDPKSKPDCYGVFCLTYDLKAEEETKSWKKLINIAVSGAAGMISNHLLFKLASGEVFGPNQPIALKLLGSERSFQALEGVAMELEDSLFPLLREVVISIDPYEVFQDAEWALLIGAKPRGPGVERAALLDINGQIFAEQGKALNAVASRNVKVIVVGNPCNTNALICLKNAPNIPAKNFHALTRLDENRAKCQLALKAGVFYDKVSNMTIWGNHSTTQVPDFLNARIDGLPVKEVIKDQKWLEEEFTEKVQKRGGVLIQKWGRSSAASTSVSIVDAIRSLITPTPEGDWFSTGVSCYYLKHLMYLLDIELYDLLVRFCLHSFLFSGIYLNHSLQLQYQVYTAGNPYGIAEDIVFSMPCRSKGDGDYELVKDVIFDDYLRQKLAKTEAELLAEKKCVAHLTGEGIAVCDLPGDTMLPGEM; this is translated from the exons ATGGCTTTGGCACAGTTAAACAACCCCACTTGCTCAAAAACTCAACTTCATTCATCACAACTCTCATATCTGTCTAGGAATCTCCCTAAGCAATATAACTGTACTTTTGCACCACTTCATAGAACTCAACATGGCAGAATTACTTGTTCTGTTGCACCAAA TCAAGTGCAGGCTCCAGCTGTACAATCACAGGATCCTAAGAGTAAGCCTGATTGCTATGGTGTCTTCTGTCTTACCTATGATTTGAAGGCT GAAGAGGAGACAAAATCCTGGAAGAAATTAATCAACATTGCAGTCTCAGGTGCTGCTGGAATGATTTCCAATCATCTACTTTTCAAG CTTGCATCTGGTGAAGTTTTTGGTCCAAATCAACCTATTGCTCTGAAATTATTAGGATCAGAAAGGTCATTCCAAGCTCTTGAAG GTGTTGCGATGGAACTGGAGGATTCTTTGTTTCCTTTGCTGAGGGAGGTTGTTATCAGCATTGATCCTTATGAGGTGTTCCAAGATGCAGAATGGGCTTTGCTAATAGGCGCAAAGCCTCGAGGACCTGGCGTGGAGCGTGCAGCTTTGCTAGACATAAATGGCCAGATTTTTGCGGAGCAG GGAAAAGCACTAAATGCAGTCGCATCTCGCAATGTCAAAGTTATAGTTGTGGGAAACCCTTGCAATACAAA TGCATTAATATGCTTGAAGAATGCTCCAAATATTCCTGCAAAAAATTTCCATGCTTTAACTCGTTTAGATGAGAACCGAGCAAAATGTCAG CTAGCCCTCAAGGCAGGTGTCTTCTACGATAAAGTGTCAAATATGACGATATGGGGAAACCACTCAACTACTCAGGTCCCCGATTTCTTAAATGCCAGAATTGATGGTTTGCCTGTCAAAGAAGTgattaaggatcagaagtggtTAGAGGAAGAGTTCACCGAAAAAGTTCAAaag AGAGGTGGCGTACTTATTCAAAAGTGGGGAAGATCGTCTGCTGCATCAACTTCTGTGTCGATAGTTGATGCCATACGATCTTTGATCACTCCTACTCCCGAGGGTGATTGGTTTTCTACTGGTGTAAGTTGTTATTACTTAAAGCACCTCATGTATTTACTTGATATAGAATTATATGATCTTTTGGTGAGATTTTGTCTTCATTCTTTTCTGTTTTCTGGTATCTACTTAAATCACAGTTTGCAATTGCAATACCAGGTGTATACTGCTGGAAATCCTTATGGAATAGCTGAAGATATTGTTTTCAGCATGCCATGTCGATCAAAG GGAGATGGTGATTATGAACTTGTCAAGGATGTTATATTTGATGACTACCTACGACAGAAATTAGCAAAG ACGGAAGCTGAGTTATTGGCCGAGAAAAAATGTGTGGCTCACCTAACAGGCGAG GGAATTGCTGTTTGTGATCTACCTGGTGATACCATGCTCCCAGGAGAAATGTAA